One window of the Desulfatiglans sp. genome contains the following:
- a CDS encoding KH domain-containing protein: protein MKDLISTIAKMLVDKPDQVITSEIKGQQVSVIELKVAQEDLGKIIGKQGRTAHALRGILMAASAKLKKRCTLEILA, encoded by the coding sequence ATGAAGGATCTAATTTCTACTATAGCAAAGATGCTTGTTGATAAACCCGATCAGGTCATTACCTCAGAGATAAAAGGGCAACAGGTCTCGGTGATTGAATTAAAAGTGGCACAGGAAGATCTCGGAAAAATAATAGGTAAGCAAGGACGCACCGCTCATGCCTTAAGAGGCATCCTTATGGCAGCATCAGCAAAATTAAAAAAGAGATGTACCCTGGAGATACTGGCGTAA
- a CDS encoding antibiotic biosynthesis monooxygenase produces MILSIIILNALPEKRKELMQTLLSMFEANNKEKGCLRYNILTDIHETTVFNLIEEWSTREDLNRYIRSEKFSIILGTKSLLAVPMKIKIHSVFQTEGIDAVYNLRSQ; encoded by the coding sequence ATGATCTTATCAATTATAATTTTAAATGCCTTACCGGAAAAACGAAAAGAGCTTATGCAGACACTTCTCTCAATGTTTGAGGCGAATAATAAGGAGAAAGGGTGTCTTAGGTATAACATCTTAACCGATATCCATGAAACAACAGTTTTTAACCTGATAGAAGAGTGGAGTACCCGTGAAGACTTAAACAGGTACATAAGGTCTGAGAAGTTCAGCATCATACTCGGTACAAAAAGTCTTTTAGCTGTGCCAATGAAAATAAAAATTCATTCGGTATTCCAAACAGAAGGGATTGATGCCGTATATAACCTGAGGAGTCAATAA
- a CDS encoding DUF4070 domain-containing protein, translating into MKVLLIYPKFPDTFWSFKYALSFIHKKVAFPPLGLLTVASLLPDDFQKRLVDTNVNILTDDDLLWADLVFIGGMAVQRESAKKIIDRCKSKGLKVIVGGPLFTAEPEAFDNVDSLVLDEAETTLPHFLEDLKNGHTKKIYRAKGYCDLKHSPVPSLDLINIKNYASMSVQFSRGCPFNCEFCNVTVLFGHKLRVKTNKQVIAELDNIYDTGWRGPIFFVDDNFIGNKNILKTEVLPALIEWRKKKKGCAFFTEASINLADDPDLLNMLVKAGFDSVFIGIESPDDASLSECNKSQNRNRDLLQSVKTIQRAGLQVMGGFIVGFDSDTPSIFQRQIDFIQNSGIVAAMVGLLQAPPGTKLFDRLNKENRVTEEFSGDNVDGTTNIRPKMGMDSLMEGYRSIMKQIYSPHNYYTRVRNLFDEIKNTNFQMSIDMQRILALFRSSFRLGICEKERFYYWRLLIWTLIRRPRLLSLAVTLAIYGHHYRKICEIYIF; encoded by the coding sequence ATGAAAGTATTATTGATTTACCCGAAATTCCCTGACACATTTTGGTCTTTTAAATATGCCTTGAGTTTTATACATAAGAAGGTGGCCTTCCCACCCCTTGGCCTTTTGACTGTTGCATCACTGCTGCCTGATGATTTTCAAAAGCGCCTTGTGGATACCAATGTTAACATCCTTACAGATGATGATCTATTATGGGCAGACCTGGTCTTTATCGGAGGGATGGCTGTTCAAAGGGAATCTGCTAAAAAGATAATTGACCGCTGCAAATCAAAGGGGCTAAAGGTTATTGTAGGTGGCCCTCTTTTCACTGCGGAGCCAGAGGCATTTGATAATGTGGATTCGCTTGTCCTGGACGAAGCAGAGACTACTCTTCCCCATTTCCTTGAAGACCTGAAAAACGGTCATACGAAAAAGATCTACAGGGCTAAAGGTTATTGTGATCTCAAGCACAGCCCAGTGCCCTCACTTGATCTGATAAATATAAAAAATTATGCCTCAATGTCTGTTCAATTTTCAAGAGGATGCCCGTTTAACTGTGAGTTCTGCAACGTGACGGTTCTATTTGGTCATAAGTTACGTGTTAAGACAAATAAGCAGGTTATAGCGGAGCTTGATAATATTTACGATACAGGCTGGCGCGGGCCAATATTTTTTGTTGATGACAATTTTATTGGCAACAAAAATATCCTGAAAACAGAGGTGCTGCCTGCCCTGATCGAGTGGCGAAAGAAGAAAAAAGGGTGTGCTTTTTTTACTGAGGCATCTATCAATCTGGCTGATGATCCTGATCTCCTTAATATGCTTGTTAAAGCAGGATTTGATTCGGTATTCATAGGCATAGAATCGCCCGATGATGCATCACTTTCAGAATGCAATAAGAGCCAGAACAGGAACCGAGACCTTCTTCAAAGTGTGAAAACCATTCAGCGTGCTGGATTGCAGGTTATGGGCGGCTTTATTGTCGGCTTTGACAGTGACACACCCTCTATCTTTCAGCGGCAGATTGATTTTATTCAAAATAGCGGGATCGTCGCAGCAATGGTAGGGCTGCTTCAGGCTCCTCCCGGCACTAAACTTTTTGACCGGTTGAATAAAGAGAACAGGGTAACCGAAGAGTTTTCCGGTGACAATGTTGACGGGACTACCAATATCCGTCCCAAAATGGGTATGGATAGTCTTATGGAAGGATACCGGTCAATTATGAAACAGATCTATTCTCCTCATAACTACTACACACGGGTCAGAAATTTATTTGACGAAATAAAAAACACAAATTTTCAAATGTCCATTGATATGCAGAGAATCCTTGCATTGTTCCGTTCCAGTTTCCGTCTGGGTATATGCGAAAAAGAGCGTTTTTATTACTGGCGTCTTTTGATCTGGACCTTGATACGCAGGCCCAGGCTCTTGTCACTGGCTGTCACTCTTGCAATATACGGCCATCACTATCGAAAGATATGTGAAATATATATTTTTTAA